Proteins encoded by one window of Cloeon dipterum chromosome 2, ieCloDipt1.1, whole genome shotgun sequence:
- the LOC135936434 gene encoding SID1 transmembrane family member 1-like isoform X1: MEWKLVIFLCWTISWLETSGVVINGTIGHKYTYLISQSDNVVVNYDIKKLNVTNPARIHVTKSGNESDPVFVVVRQGRDVVSWDLPYWSMSGQQYNFVARTVCPYMTDSALSVTISSASVHGINVEMHVNVQGTYLLTKDRPAETSATPTQPRYFRFEFPPETEVVFVEAVSPNTSCATLFMFKSCSVHQLIEHSNIKESYRQTMTTNGGLMVHRHIYPKGYFYVGFVVHSNDDICSDNDTLTPIDVTPISSPIRIKNITLTIHDITHVESIESLFSLIGFFAVLIAVITLCWLAYTLGGKDCCVSFWTRWLRRRRGASRSVPNSPLVGSSDGSRQSGADGDTSINQEHGQALDPPTRDTNQENPVQTDSDEEFHEVEMKDMARIKMEKIEEILSKFTNNQEMMVSDLCWHNEEALTVVTHLFSWILGVVMIYNGLPVIYMMLVYQLNIHKTGDMDWCYYNFYCAHPLMFFSDFNHIVSNVGYGLLGLFFLVIIKVESWKVKDPECGIPRQFGLYYAMGWSLFAECVCSTCYHICPNRFNFQIDTCFMFVISVVCMLQLYHKRHPSITMHPKNAFALLAVLCIVSWLGELLDDHLWWWFVFAFLHALVACYCAFHMYYFGQGSKLRPEMSCRSFEWIRLAHPVRFTFMALFLFLNFGFDIYGLVAMPENFASFLLYILIANLGLGTLLYVIMKAVNREGLSVLPLACLFVSIGFWWVGIHYFKQFSTSWESSPALSRTLNKQCVLLGFFDYHDIWHVCSSLGLFSFFCCLFTMDKNLEKVPRSSVRVLF; encoded by the exons ATGGAATGGAAACTGGTGATTTTCCTGTGCTGGACAATTTCTTGGCTCGAGACGAGCGGCGTCGTCATAAACGGCACCATCGGACACAAATATACCTATCTTATCAGTCAGAGTGATAATGTAGTCGTCAACTATGACATCAAAAAG ttaaacGTGACGAACCCAGCTCGGATCCACGTGACCAAGAGCGGAAATGAGAGCGATCCGGTGTTCGTGGTGGTGCGGCAGGGCCGCGACGTGGTGTCTTGGGACCTGCCCTACTGGAGCATGAG TGGGCAGCAATACAACTTCGTGGCCCGCACCGTGTGTCCCTACATGACGGACTCGGCGCTCTCGGTGACCATTTCTTCGGCCAGCGTCCACGGAATCAACGTGGAAATGCACGTCAACGTGCAGGGCACGTACTTGCTCACTAAGGACAGGCCGGCCGAGACCAGCGCCACGCCCACCCAGCCCAGGTACTTCAGGTTCGAGTTTCCGCCCGAGACGGAGGTGGTTTTCGTAGAGGCTGTCAGCCCCAACACGTCCTGCGCCACGCTTTTCATGTTCAAATCG tgTTCGGTGCACCAGCTGATTGAGCACTCCAACATCAAAGAGAGTTATAGGCAAACTATGACCACGAATGGAGGATTAATGGTCCAT cgCCACATTTATCCCAAGGGCTACTTCTACGTCGGATTTGTGGTCCACTCAAATGACGACATTTGCTCGGATAACGACACACTG ACCCCAATCGACGTAACGCCGATTTCAAGCCCAATCAGGATTAAAAACATCACGCTCACCATCCACGACATCACGCACGTCGAGAGCATTGAGAGTTTGTTCAGCTTGATCGGCTTTTTCGCGGTTCTCATCGCTGTCATCACTCTCTGCTGGCTGGCCTACACGCTAGg aGGAAAAGACTGCTGCGTTAGCTTTTGGACGAGGTGGCTGAGGCGGAGACGAGGCGCCAGCAGATCTGTTCCAAACAG TCCATTAGTGGGAAGTTCTGACGGAAGTAGACAGTCGGGAGCGGATGGTGACACCTCTATAAA CCAAGAACACGGCCAGGCTCTTGACCCGCCCACTCGCGATACAAACCAAGAGAATCCAGTGCAAACAG attcaGACGAGGAGTTCCACGAGGTGGAGATGAAGGACATGGCTcgaattaaaatggaaaagatcGAGGAGATCCTTTCAAAGTTCAC aaataatCAAGAAATGATGGTTTCTGACTTGTGCTGGCACAACGAGGAGGCTCTAACGGTCGTCACGCACCTTTTTTCCTGGATCCTTGGTGTTGTTATGATTTACAACGGCCTGCCCGTCATTTACATGATGCTAGTCTACCAGTTGAACATCCATAAAACGGGAGACATG gACTGGTGCTACTACAACTTCTACTGCGCGCACCCTCTGATGTTCTTCTCGGACTTCAACCACATCGTGTCGAACGTGGGCTACGGCCTGCTGGGCCTCTTCTTCCTCGTGATCATCAAGGTAGAAAGCTGGAAGGTGAAGGACCCTGAGTGCGGGATCCCGCGGCAGTTTGGCCTCTACTACGCCATGGGCTGGTCGCTGTTTGCCGAATGCGTTTGCAGCACCTGCTACCACATCTGCCCCAACAGATTCAACTTTCAAATAG acacGTGTTTCATGTTCGTGATCAGCGTGGTGTGCATGCTGCAGCTGTACCACAAGCGCCATCCGAGCATCACAATGCACCCGAAAAACGCGTTCGCCTTGCTGGCCGTCCTCTGCATCGTAAGCTGGCTCGGCGAGCTGCTCGACGACCACCTCTGGTGGTGGTTCGTGTTCGCCTTCCTGCACGCATTAGTCGCCTGCTACTGCGCCTTCCACATGTACTACTTTGGCCAGGGCTCCAAACTGCGGCCCGAAATGAGCTGTAGAAGTTTTGAATGGATCAGACTGGCTCACCCCGTCAGATTCACCTTCATGGCTTTGT ttttgttCTTGAATTTTGGCTTTGACATTTACGGCCTGGTGGCAATGCCTGAGAACTTCGCCTCATTTTTGCTCTACATTCTGATCGCAAACCTGGGCCTCGGCACGCTGCTCTACGTGATAATGAAAGCGGTGAACCGCGAGGGCCTGTCCGTGCTGCCCCTGGCGTGTTTATTCGTCAGCATCGGCTTCTGGTGGGTCGGCATTCACTACTTCAAGCAGTTCAGCACCTCCTGGGAGAGCTCGCCGGCCCTGTCGCGCACCCTCAACAAGCAGTGCGTCCTGCTC
- the LOC135935950 gene encoding uncharacterized protein LOC135935950 isoform X1 — protein sequence MENLREPAIPGLDGMIPGSRMSRMLKSLRPELEAEFTAFLCGLGCNNWRFIVEQMLMDVSVQIIQQNKCNEKQYDEIGSFALAALLVNELDKHRADAKHTSEKYVALVCKLEQMRSINFSRLSNFVVEKISSKIFSSRQVNSAKLVYLSTALNKKNNDLKSFAWLLLLLLLKKASFVSMTAVSTWPEGMQQLPRPLASAVDPFLSNKDLLKSLALPSVIGSYLVSTMTSDEWLETHFMQTLLPALRGPHSAMAMHAIAVALLFRATTFFQNGGPDAKVVFFRKLLSQVLGLNNWPLEKLAIRLAKQLLPKRTFKVHMERGAKQVITIGGPGFVFKVTPSSSDTAVPLSHCYPPLSLPATFARDFESIMLDQKVNNEMTKTFSSVMSIGGSPSCSTQTSLNQPTSSWPPVIGAKMAQEEKKIPLPSTQGISAVNHAVLITVVPSESESVTRKSPTEVLPQSEDVKQYEFVTVILKKLSNPTHGDAHEAAHMLGSIPDDRALAKCLVRFSLEHDFCEWSLLGVVQFTSCNDRAPLLKRFVLEAASALSCPPVQVLRVEALARVVGRFCSERPALLTALMQSSIPLAPVLVQELGLKPLQNDVSP from the exons ATGGAAAATCTCCGAGAACCCGCAATTCCCGGATTAGATGGGATGATACCCGGCTCAAGAATGTCTAGGATGCTGAAATCACTGCG ACCCGAGTTGGAAGCCGAATTTACGGCTTTTCTCTGTGGATTGGGCTGCAACAACTGGCGGTTCATCGTCGAGCAGATGTTGATGGACGTCTCCGTGCAAATTATCCAGCAGAACAAGTGCAACGAGAAACAGTACGACGAGATTGGGTCTTTCGCTCTGGCTGCCTT ATTAGTAAACGAACTGGACAAACACAGGGCGGATGCTAAGCACACGAGCGAAAAATACGTGGCTTTGGTCTGCAAATTGGAACAGATGCGTTCCATCAACTTCTCCAGACTGTCCAACTTTGTCGTTGAGAAAATTTCCag CAAGATTTTCAGCTCGAGGCAGGTGAATAGCGCCAAGTTAGTCTACCTGAGCACCGCCctgaacaagaaaaataacgaCCTGAAGTCGTTCGCTtggcttctgctgctgctactgctgaaGAAGGCCTCTTTCGTGTCCATGACGGCCGTGAGCACCTGGCCAGAGGGAATGCAGCAGCTGCCACGCCCACTGGCGTCCGCAGTCGACCCTTTTCTGAGCAACAAAGACCTGCTGAAGTCCCTGGCTCTGCCTAGTGTGATCGGATCGTACCTGGTTTCCACCATGACGAGCGACGAGTGGCTCGAGACGCATTTCATGCAGACCCTGCTGCCTGCCCTGCGCGGCCCGCACTCCGCCATGGCCATGCACGCCATCGCTGTGGCCCTGCTGTTCAGGGCCACGACCTTTTTCCAAAATGGAGGGCCCGATGCGAAGGTGGTGTTCTTTCGCAAACTTCTTAGCCAGGTGTTGGGCTTGAACAACTGGCCTCTTGAAAAGCTGGCCATCCGACTTGCCAAGCAGCTGCTGCCGAAGAGAACCTTCAAGGTTCACATGGAAAGGGGAGCGAAGCAAGTCATCACCATTGGTGGGCCTGGATTTGTGTTCAAAGTTACCCCAAGTTCGAGTGATACCGCTGTTCCTCTCtcg CATTGCTATCCTCCTCTGTCCTTGCCTGCCACTTTCGCCAGAGATTTTGAATCCATTATGCTCGATCAGAAGGTGAACAATGAAATGACG AAAACCTTTTCATCCGTGATGTCGATAGGAGGCAGCCCAAGCTGCAGCACTCAAACATCTCTCAATCAGCCAACGAGCAGCTGGCCGCCCGTGATTGGAGCGAAAATGGCTCAAGAGGAGAAGAAGATTCCTCTGCCTTCCACACAAGGAATAAGTg CAGTGAATCATGCAGTCCTGATCACAGTGGTTCCATCTGAGTCTGAGAGTGTCACTAGAAAGAGCCCCACAGAGGTTTTGCCTCAATCCGAAG ATGTGAAGCAGTACGAGTTTGTGACCGTCATTTTGAAGAAACTCTCCAATCCGACGCATGGTGATGCCCACGAGGCCGCCCACATGCTGGGTAGCATCCCTGACGACCGCGCTCTGGCAaa GTGTCTGGTTCGGTTCTCCCTGGAGCACGACTTCTGCGAGTGGAGCCTGTTGGGCGTGGTGCAGTTCACGAGTTGCAACGACAGAGCACCACTGCTCAAGCGTTTCGTGCTGGAGGCGGCTTCTGCTCTCAGCTGCCCGCCTGTGCAGGTTCTCAGGGTCGAGGCCCTGGCCAGGGTGGTCGGCCGGTTCTGCAGCGAGCGACCGGCCCTTCTGACTGCCCTCATGCAGTCAAGCATTCCTCTGGCCCCAGTTCTGGTCCAGGAACTTGGTCTGAAGCCACTTCAGAATGATGTTTCGCCTTGA
- the LOC135936434 gene encoding SID1 transmembrane family member 1-like isoform X2 — protein sequence MEWKLVIFLCWTISWLETSGVVINGTIGHKYTYLISQSDNVVVNYDIKKLNVTNPARIHVTKSGNESDPVFVVVRQGRDVVSWDLPYWSMSGQQYNFVARTVCPYMTDSALSVTISSASVHGINVEMHVNVQGTYLLTKDRPAETSATPTQPRYFRFEFPPETEVVFVEAVSPNTSCATLFMFKSCSVHQLIEHSNIKESYRQTMTTNGGLMVHRHIYPKGYFYVGFVVHSNDDICSDNDTLTPIDVTPISSPIRIKNITLTIHDITHVESIESLFSLIGFFAVLIAVITLCWLAYTLGGKDCCVSFWTRWLRRRRGASRSVPNSPLVGSSDGSRQSGADGDTSINQEHGQALDPPTRDTNQENPVQTDEEFHEVEMKDMARIKMEKIEEILSKFTNNQEMMVSDLCWHNEEALTVVTHLFSWILGVVMIYNGLPVIYMMLVYQLNIHKTGDMDWCYYNFYCAHPLMFFSDFNHIVSNVGYGLLGLFFLVIIKVESWKVKDPECGIPRQFGLYYAMGWSLFAECVCSTCYHICPNRFNFQIDTCFMFVISVVCMLQLYHKRHPSITMHPKNAFALLAVLCIVSWLGELLDDHLWWWFVFAFLHALVACYCAFHMYYFGQGSKLRPEMSCRSFEWIRLAHPVRFTFMALFLFLNFGFDIYGLVAMPENFASFLLYILIANLGLGTLLYVIMKAVNREGLSVLPLACLFVSIGFWWVGIHYFKQFSTSWESSPALSRTLNKQCVLLGFFDYHDIWHVCSSLGLFSFFCCLFTMDKNLEKVPRSSVRVLF from the exons ATGGAATGGAAACTGGTGATTTTCCTGTGCTGGACAATTTCTTGGCTCGAGACGAGCGGCGTCGTCATAAACGGCACCATCGGACACAAATATACCTATCTTATCAGTCAGAGTGATAATGTAGTCGTCAACTATGACATCAAAAAG ttaaacGTGACGAACCCAGCTCGGATCCACGTGACCAAGAGCGGAAATGAGAGCGATCCGGTGTTCGTGGTGGTGCGGCAGGGCCGCGACGTGGTGTCTTGGGACCTGCCCTACTGGAGCATGAG TGGGCAGCAATACAACTTCGTGGCCCGCACCGTGTGTCCCTACATGACGGACTCGGCGCTCTCGGTGACCATTTCTTCGGCCAGCGTCCACGGAATCAACGTGGAAATGCACGTCAACGTGCAGGGCACGTACTTGCTCACTAAGGACAGGCCGGCCGAGACCAGCGCCACGCCCACCCAGCCCAGGTACTTCAGGTTCGAGTTTCCGCCCGAGACGGAGGTGGTTTTCGTAGAGGCTGTCAGCCCCAACACGTCCTGCGCCACGCTTTTCATGTTCAAATCG tgTTCGGTGCACCAGCTGATTGAGCACTCCAACATCAAAGAGAGTTATAGGCAAACTATGACCACGAATGGAGGATTAATGGTCCAT cgCCACATTTATCCCAAGGGCTACTTCTACGTCGGATTTGTGGTCCACTCAAATGACGACATTTGCTCGGATAACGACACACTG ACCCCAATCGACGTAACGCCGATTTCAAGCCCAATCAGGATTAAAAACATCACGCTCACCATCCACGACATCACGCACGTCGAGAGCATTGAGAGTTTGTTCAGCTTGATCGGCTTTTTCGCGGTTCTCATCGCTGTCATCACTCTCTGCTGGCTGGCCTACACGCTAGg aGGAAAAGACTGCTGCGTTAGCTTTTGGACGAGGTGGCTGAGGCGGAGACGAGGCGCCAGCAGATCTGTTCCAAACAG TCCATTAGTGGGAAGTTCTGACGGAAGTAGACAGTCGGGAGCGGATGGTGACACCTCTATAAA CCAAGAACACGGCCAGGCTCTTGACCCGCCCACTCGCGATACAAACCAAGAGAATCCAGTGCAAACAG ACGAGGAGTTCCACGAGGTGGAGATGAAGGACATGGCTcgaattaaaatggaaaagatcGAGGAGATCCTTTCAAAGTTCAC aaataatCAAGAAATGATGGTTTCTGACTTGTGCTGGCACAACGAGGAGGCTCTAACGGTCGTCACGCACCTTTTTTCCTGGATCCTTGGTGTTGTTATGATTTACAACGGCCTGCCCGTCATTTACATGATGCTAGTCTACCAGTTGAACATCCATAAAACGGGAGACATG gACTGGTGCTACTACAACTTCTACTGCGCGCACCCTCTGATGTTCTTCTCGGACTTCAACCACATCGTGTCGAACGTGGGCTACGGCCTGCTGGGCCTCTTCTTCCTCGTGATCATCAAGGTAGAAAGCTGGAAGGTGAAGGACCCTGAGTGCGGGATCCCGCGGCAGTTTGGCCTCTACTACGCCATGGGCTGGTCGCTGTTTGCCGAATGCGTTTGCAGCACCTGCTACCACATCTGCCCCAACAGATTCAACTTTCAAATAG acacGTGTTTCATGTTCGTGATCAGCGTGGTGTGCATGCTGCAGCTGTACCACAAGCGCCATCCGAGCATCACAATGCACCCGAAAAACGCGTTCGCCTTGCTGGCCGTCCTCTGCATCGTAAGCTGGCTCGGCGAGCTGCTCGACGACCACCTCTGGTGGTGGTTCGTGTTCGCCTTCCTGCACGCATTAGTCGCCTGCTACTGCGCCTTCCACATGTACTACTTTGGCCAGGGCTCCAAACTGCGGCCCGAAATGAGCTGTAGAAGTTTTGAATGGATCAGACTGGCTCACCCCGTCAGATTCACCTTCATGGCTTTGT ttttgttCTTGAATTTTGGCTTTGACATTTACGGCCTGGTGGCAATGCCTGAGAACTTCGCCTCATTTTTGCTCTACATTCTGATCGCAAACCTGGGCCTCGGCACGCTGCTCTACGTGATAATGAAAGCGGTGAACCGCGAGGGCCTGTCCGTGCTGCCCCTGGCGTGTTTATTCGTCAGCATCGGCTTCTGGTGGGTCGGCATTCACTACTTCAAGCAGTTCAGCACCTCCTGGGAGAGCTCGCCGGCCCTGTCGCGCACCCTCAACAAGCAGTGCGTCCTGCTC
- the LOC135936800 gene encoding uncharacterized protein LOC135936800 translates to MKIWTQLLFLSCTLCITWCNVFPAPYFDGEENLSFANCGVWDKNVSSSSSWPAYIRQANKGCYGIIISPRSILSANCRIQKGGGSEILAYVGACASFYTYVKGECNSKKIKVEDVIEINHTPIPGERFTITFHLFTTQKMPSDIIPICLFNRGSQTEKSADSPYYAWLRLFGRGTILLREVLRSRRIVSYNQCFAKQRTTGLPDLNEKLRQSPQSSLLCVQDPYPYYESALVNSYKGRYFLRGFRVFHYLLRDLENYKKYIDILQFIDTIAKHAKDISILPSTRPQVKPVKGFRGSDNLSFPNCGRKPRAVARVKRQEAGQYFFFGYNARRDSHPWHAELRNPASGLICGGTLISRKAVLTAAHCIAEMTAKDFLVTIGMYDKRQRNDPRIQTKIPSRMITHPNYTSGQFHYDVGLMIFDSGFQLTDNVRPICLWNEDANLDRVAGKLGVAVGFGILEDYSLPDSLQEARLPIRSNKECFSSDRSFFGKHLRPGDNFCAGYRNGTSACVGDSGGGLSVEKGGRWFIRGIVSFGRARRVNFNGNVQTVCNPNSYSFFADVASYLNWIVQNTPDIFIK, encoded by the exons atgaaaatttggactCAACTTCTTTTTCTCAGCTGTACCCTGTGCATCACGTGGTGCAATGTTTTTCCAGCTCCAT ATTTCGACGGAGAGGAGAACTTGAGTTTCGCAAACTGCGGCGTTTGGGACAAAAATGTAAGCAGTAGCTCATCGTGGCCTGCGTACATTCGACAAGCAAATAAGGGTTGCTAcggaataattatttctccCAGATCGATTCTCTCGG caAACTGCAGGATTCAAAAGGGAGGTGGATCAGAAATTCTTGCATACGTTGGAGCGTGTGCGAGTTTTTACACTTACGTGAAAGGCGAAtgcaacagcaaaaaaatcaaa gtagAAGATGTAATCGAAATTAACCACACTCCGATTCCAGGAGAAAGATTCACAATAACTTTTCATCTTTTTACAACGCAGAAAATGCCGAGTGATATTATTCCAATCTGCCTTTTCAACCGCGGCAGCCAAACGGAAAAATCTGCAGATTCTCCGTATTATGCATGGCTAcgattattt GGAAGAGGAACTATTCTTCTGCGGGAAGTGCTTCGAAGTC GAAGAATTGTTTCCTACAACCAATGCTTCGCTAAACAACGAACAACAGGTTTGCCGGATCTGAATGAGAAGCTACGACAGTCTCCTCAAAGTAGTCTTCTTTGCGTCCAGGATCCCTATCCGTATTATG AGAGTGCTTTGGTGAATTCATACAAAGGTCGGTATTTCTTGCGAGGATTCCGAGTGTTTCACTATCTCTTGAGAGACCTGGAGaactacaaaaaatacatcgatattttacaatttattgacACAATCGCGAAACACGCAAAAGACATTTCGATTCTGCCATCTACTCGACCGCAAGTAAAGCCAGTAAAAg gaTTCAGGGGATCGGATAACCTGAGCTTCCCAAATTGTGGAAGAAAACCTAGAGCGGTGGCAAGAGTGAAACGACAGGAGGCAGggcagtattttttctttggttaCAACGCTCGGCGAGATAGCCACCCGTGGCACGCCGAGTTGAGGAATCCCGCGTCTGGTTTGATCTGCGGCGGCACGCTCATCTCGAGAAAAGCGGTTCTGACAG CGGCTCACTGCATTGCTGAAATGACTGCCAAGGATTTTCTCGTGACAATCGGAATGTATGATAAGAGACAAAGAAATGATCCGAGAATACagacaaaaatt CCCAGCAGGATGATCACCCACCCAAATTACACGAGTGGGCAGTTCCATTACGATGTTGGTCTCATGATTTTCGACTCCGGGTTTCAATTGACTGACAACGTCCGTCCCATTTGTTTGTGGAATGAGGACGCGAATTTGGACCGAGTAGCAGGAAAATTAGGCGTG GCGGTTGGATTTGGAATTCTTGAAGACTACTCCCTTCCCGACAGTCTTCAAGAGGCTCGTCTGCCGATCAGATCGAACAAAGAGTGCTTTAGCAGTGACCGCAGCTTTTTTGGAAAACATTTACGGCCGGGCGACAATTTCTGCGCCGGCTACAGAAATG gcACGAGTGCGTGTGTAGGAGACAGCGGAGGCGGCCTCTCGGTTGAGAAAGGTGGCCGCTGGTTCATTCGAGGAATCGTCAGCTTCGGGCGGGCCAGACGAGTTAATTTCAACGGCAATGTGCAAACTGTGTGCAATCCGAACAGTTATTCGTTTTTTGCTGATGTCGCTTCTTATTTGAACTGGATTGTGCAAAATACTCCAGATATTTTCATTAAGTGA
- the LOC135935950 gene encoding uncharacterized protein LOC135935950 isoform X2, translated as MENLREPAIPGLDGMIPGSRMSRMLKSLRPELEAEFTAFLCGLGCNNWRFIVEQMLMDVSVQIIQQNKCNEKQYDEIGSFALAALLVNELDKHRADAKHTSEKYVALVCKLEQMRSINFSRLSNFVVEKISSKIFSSRQVNSAKLVYLSTALNKKNNDLKSFAWLLLLLLLKKASFVSMTAVSTWPEGMQQLPRPLASAVDPFLSNKDLLKSLALPSVIGSYLVSTMTSDEWLETHFMQTLLPALRGPHSAMAMHAIAVALLFRATTFFQNGGPDAKVVFFRKLLSQVLGLNNWPLEKLAIRLAKQLLPKRTFKVHMERGAKQVITIGGPGFVFKVTPSSSDTAVPLSHCYPPLSLPATFARDFESIMLDQKKTFSSVMSIGGSPSCSTQTSLNQPTSSWPPVIGAKMAQEEKKIPLPSTQGISAVNHAVLITVVPSESESVTRKSPTEVLPQSEDVKQYEFVTVILKKLSNPTHGDAHEAAHMLGSIPDDRALAKCLVRFSLEHDFCEWSLLGVVQFTSCNDRAPLLKRFVLEAASALSCPPVQVLRVEALARVVGRFCSERPALLTALMQSSIPLAPVLVQELGLKPLQNDVSP; from the exons ATGGAAAATCTCCGAGAACCCGCAATTCCCGGATTAGATGGGATGATACCCGGCTCAAGAATGTCTAGGATGCTGAAATCACTGCG ACCCGAGTTGGAAGCCGAATTTACGGCTTTTCTCTGTGGATTGGGCTGCAACAACTGGCGGTTCATCGTCGAGCAGATGTTGATGGACGTCTCCGTGCAAATTATCCAGCAGAACAAGTGCAACGAGAAACAGTACGACGAGATTGGGTCTTTCGCTCTGGCTGCCTT ATTAGTAAACGAACTGGACAAACACAGGGCGGATGCTAAGCACACGAGCGAAAAATACGTGGCTTTGGTCTGCAAATTGGAACAGATGCGTTCCATCAACTTCTCCAGACTGTCCAACTTTGTCGTTGAGAAAATTTCCag CAAGATTTTCAGCTCGAGGCAGGTGAATAGCGCCAAGTTAGTCTACCTGAGCACCGCCctgaacaagaaaaataacgaCCTGAAGTCGTTCGCTtggcttctgctgctgctactgctgaaGAAGGCCTCTTTCGTGTCCATGACGGCCGTGAGCACCTGGCCAGAGGGAATGCAGCAGCTGCCACGCCCACTGGCGTCCGCAGTCGACCCTTTTCTGAGCAACAAAGACCTGCTGAAGTCCCTGGCTCTGCCTAGTGTGATCGGATCGTACCTGGTTTCCACCATGACGAGCGACGAGTGGCTCGAGACGCATTTCATGCAGACCCTGCTGCCTGCCCTGCGCGGCCCGCACTCCGCCATGGCCATGCACGCCATCGCTGTGGCCCTGCTGTTCAGGGCCACGACCTTTTTCCAAAATGGAGGGCCCGATGCGAAGGTGGTGTTCTTTCGCAAACTTCTTAGCCAGGTGTTGGGCTTGAACAACTGGCCTCTTGAAAAGCTGGCCATCCGACTTGCCAAGCAGCTGCTGCCGAAGAGAACCTTCAAGGTTCACATGGAAAGGGGAGCGAAGCAAGTCATCACCATTGGTGGGCCTGGATTTGTGTTCAAAGTTACCCCAAGTTCGAGTGATACCGCTGTTCCTCTCtcg CATTGCTATCCTCCTCTGTCCTTGCCTGCCACTTTCGCCAGAGATTTTGAATCCATTATGCTCGATCAGAAG AAAACCTTTTCATCCGTGATGTCGATAGGAGGCAGCCCAAGCTGCAGCACTCAAACATCTCTCAATCAGCCAACGAGCAGCTGGCCGCCCGTGATTGGAGCGAAAATGGCTCAAGAGGAGAAGAAGATTCCTCTGCCTTCCACACAAGGAATAAGTg CAGTGAATCATGCAGTCCTGATCACAGTGGTTCCATCTGAGTCTGAGAGTGTCACTAGAAAGAGCCCCACAGAGGTTTTGCCTCAATCCGAAG ATGTGAAGCAGTACGAGTTTGTGACCGTCATTTTGAAGAAACTCTCCAATCCGACGCATGGTGATGCCCACGAGGCCGCCCACATGCTGGGTAGCATCCCTGACGACCGCGCTCTGGCAaa GTGTCTGGTTCGGTTCTCCCTGGAGCACGACTTCTGCGAGTGGAGCCTGTTGGGCGTGGTGCAGTTCACGAGTTGCAACGACAGAGCACCACTGCTCAAGCGTTTCGTGCTGGAGGCGGCTTCTGCTCTCAGCTGCCCGCCTGTGCAGGTTCTCAGGGTCGAGGCCCTGGCCAGGGTGGTCGGCCGGTTCTGCAGCGAGCGACCGGCCCTTCTGACTGCCCTCATGCAGTCAAGCATTCCTCTGGCCCCAGTTCTGGTCCAGGAACTTGGTCTGAAGCCACTTCAGAATGATGTTTCGCCTTGA